One window from the genome of Deltaproteobacteria bacterium encodes:
- the mfd gene encoding transcription-repair coupling factor, with translation MSGKNYVDKTTNQNIDIDPAFQQLCDLVGRGERKIVIGGLQSAAKAFILARFFRRMAQPLFVISPTEKEALAVHQDLAFFLGEEQLFYYPPWDVRSTDMFSFQADDSLRRMELLGHLSRKKTAVFVLPLQALMQMVLPVRAWFDYVETIALGDMRDRDQLVEKLIAGGYKRVSLVEGKGEFGVRGSVLDIFPTTAANPLRLEFLGDELESIRIFSTATQRSAGELCDFTLFPAAEIILTAAAKQLAVANIRRRANELELSALIKNRLVEAVADGFSSSINPLFLPLFYASADQDGAGREELPGVLFDYLPPGACLIMDDYFALQQAEVAIENEMDRLLLKADREESFYLEKKSSYLLAGDLWAHLADYPQIFIDGIHPGGSGGGEGVPCREVKFISERNTLDRTDWKLHAAAEAGPLGFLVEHLKKHVAEGALVVFLCLGAEEAQRMAHLLSQHDLTVSCDGAAASFWTGDSTHGNRFEISPLPPHHGQGKVIILDGKLSGGFHLPAWKLVVLTEEELFGRKIARRKTRPLREGYFLQSFGELNDGDYAVHTEHGVGLYRGLQKLSINGLENDFLVLSYQGGDKLYIPVYRLDVLQRYIGPSGYLPQLDKLGGNSWEAVKEKIKKSVREMAEELAAIYGARQVLEGHSFSLPGGLYDEFCTGFEFEETPDQAKAIEDMEADLADAKPMDRLICGDAGFGKTEVAIRAAFLVAMEGKQVAVLVPTTILAEQHYQTFSRRLKDWPIRVEVINRFKTKAEQQKIVAALKEGAVDIVLGTHRLLQRDIDFKDLGLVVIDEEQQFGVAHKEKLKKLRTLVDVLTLTATPIPRTLHLSMAGIRDLTVINTPPEDRLPIKTYLMEFDEEVIKGAIEAELARGGQVFFLHDRVRSIYTMARLVEKIVPAARVSVVHGRMKPQEIEAVMTGFVRGDNDVLVCTTIIGAGLDIPTANTIIINRADRFGLAQLYQIKGRVGRAKEEGQAYLLIPQGMMLSSDARRRLQAIMDFSEHGSGFRISYQDLEIRGGGNILGASQSGQMSAVGYELYTELMEQTLREVKGQEIQKEERKPEIHLGVAAFIPEEYMADMRQRLITYKRLSMAETDAELGAIKEELADCYGFIPAQVSNLLEVLGIKNLLQQLRGKKMGYDNKNMIVSFHQESNVDPARILKLAREKWPALRLTRDLQLYIPLPDLKENEILREAKGILRQLNAGQRTA, from the coding sequence ATGTCAGGCAAAAACTACGTGGATAAAACTACTAACCAAAATATTGATATTGATCCTGCTTTCCAGCAACTCTGCGATCTTGTCGGTCGCGGGGAGAGAAAAATAGTCATTGGCGGTCTCCAGTCGGCGGCCAAGGCCTTCATCCTCGCCCGGTTTTTCCGCCGGATGGCGCAACCCTTGTTCGTGATCAGTCCGACGGAAAAAGAAGCCCTCGCAGTCCATCAGGATTTGGCCTTCTTTCTGGGTGAGGAGCAATTATTTTATTATCCTCCCTGGGATGTACGCTCCACGGACATGTTTTCTTTTCAGGCCGACGACTCGCTGCGGCGGATGGAGCTATTAGGTCATCTTTCCCGGAAAAAAACAGCCGTATTTGTTCTGCCTCTCCAGGCGCTCATGCAAATGGTTTTGCCGGTGCGGGCCTGGTTTGATTACGTGGAGACAATAGCGCTGGGGGACATGCGGGACAGAGATCAACTCGTGGAGAAGTTAATTGCGGGGGGATACAAGCGGGTCTCACTGGTGGAGGGAAAAGGGGAATTCGGCGTGCGCGGCAGCGTCCTGGACATCTTCCCAACGACGGCAGCAAATCCCCTGCGACTGGAATTTCTGGGGGACGAACTGGAATCTATCCGCATTTTTTCTACCGCTACACAGCGTTCGGCCGGAGAATTATGCGATTTTACACTCTTCCCGGCCGCGGAAATCATCCTTACCGCCGCCGCTAAGCAGTTGGCGGTGGCCAATATCAGGCGCCGAGCAAATGAGCTGGAACTTTCGGCGCTGATAAAAAATCGGCTCGTGGAGGCCGTGGCCGATGGCTTTTCCTCATCCATAAATCCTTTGTTTTTGCCGCTTTTCTACGCCTCCGCCGATCAGGACGGGGCAGGCCGGGAAGAATTGCCAGGGGTATTATTTGATTACCTGCCCCCGGGCGCCTGTCTAATTATGGATGATTACTTCGCCTTGCAGCAGGCGGAAGTCGCAATTGAAAATGAAATGGATCGCCTCCTGTTAAAAGCCGACCGGGAAGAATCATTTTACCTCGAAAAAAAATCATCTTATCTGCTCGCCGGTGATCTGTGGGCGCACTTGGCAGATTATCCGCAAATATTCATTGACGGCATTCATCCCGGCGGCAGTGGCGGGGGGGAGGGTGTGCCTTGCCGGGAGGTAAAGTTTATTTCGGAAAGGAATACGCTTGACCGCACTGACTGGAAGCTGCATGCCGCAGCCGAGGCCGGTCCCCTGGGCTTTCTGGTGGAGCATCTGAAAAAGCATGTGGCAGAAGGGGCGCTCGTGGTTTTCTTGTGCCTCGGGGCGGAAGAGGCGCAGCGCATGGCCCATCTGCTCTCCCAGCATGACCTGACGGTAAGTTGCGACGGTGCTGCGGCTTCGTTCTGGACTGGGGACAGTACGCATGGGAACAGATTTGAAATCAGCCCCCTTCCCCCGCATCATGGTCAGGGAAAAGTAATCATCTTAGACGGCAAACTGTCGGGCGGTTTTCATTTGCCGGCCTGGAAATTAGTCGTGCTGACGGAAGAGGAGCTCTTCGGCAGAAAGATTGCCCGGCGCAAGACCAGACCTCTCCGGGAGGGATATTTCCTCCAGTCGTTCGGCGAGCTTAATGACGGCGATTATGCCGTCCACACGGAGCACGGCGTCGGCCTCTACCGGGGCCTGCAAAAACTCAGCATCAACGGGCTGGAAAACGACTTTCTCGTGCTTTCGTATCAGGGCGGCGATAAGCTGTATATCCCCGTCTATCGTCTCGACGTCCTCCAGAGATATATAGGTCCCAGCGGTTACCTGCCGCAGTTGGACAAGCTGGGCGGCAATTCCTGGGAGGCGGTCAAAGAGAAAATCAAGAAGTCCGTGCGCGAAATGGCCGAGGAACTCGCCGCCATCTACGGTGCGCGGCAGGTGCTGGAAGGGCATTCTTTCTCCCTGCCCGGCGGATTGTATGATGAATTTTGCACGGGTTTTGAATTTGAAGAGACGCCGGATCAGGCCAAGGCGATCGAAGATATGGAGGCCGACCTGGCGGATGCCAAACCCATGGACCGCCTGATTTGCGGCGATGCGGGTTTCGGCAAGACGGAGGTGGCGATCCGGGCAGCATTTCTGGTTGCCATGGAAGGAAAGCAGGTGGCCGTGCTGGTTCCTACGACCATCCTGGCCGAACAGCACTATCAGACTTTTTCCCGGCGATTAAAGGACTGGCCGATTCGCGTGGAGGTCATAAACCGCTTTAAGACCAAGGCGGAACAGCAAAAAATCGTGGCGGCGCTCAAGGAAGGGGCGGTGGACATTGTGCTCGGCACCCATCGCCTTTTACAGCGGGATATTGACTTCAAGGATCTGGGCCTGGTAGTTATAGACGAGGAACAGCAGTTCGGAGTAGCCCACAAGGAAAAACTCAAGAAGCTCCGCACCCTTGTGGATGTGCTGACCCTGACGGCGACTCCCATTCCGCGCACCCTCCATTTATCCATGGCCGGTATCCGCGATCTGACCGTCATCAACACCCCTCCGGAAGATCGTCTGCCCATTAAAACCTATCTTATGGAATTTGACGAAGAAGTGATCAAGGGGGCGATTGAGGCGGAACTGGCGCGCGGGGGGCAGGTTTTCTTCCTGCATGACCGCGTGCGATCCATATATACGATGGCGCGTTTGGTGGAAAAAATTGTCCCGGCAGCGAGGGTCAGCGTCGTGCACGGTCGCATGAAACCGCAGGAAATTGAGGCGGTGATGACCGGGTTTGTCCGGGGTGATAACGATGTCCTGGTATGCACGACGATCATCGGCGCCGGCCTCGATATTCCCACGGCCAATACCATCATTATCAATCGCGCCGACCGGTTCGGGCTCGCGCAACTTTACCAGATCAAGGGCCGGGTAGGCCGGGCGAAGGAAGAGGGGCAGGCATATTTGCTGATTCCCCAAGGCATGATGCTTTCCAGCGACGCCCGCCGCAGACTGCAGGCGATCATGGATTTTTCTGAACACGGGTCCGGCTTCCGCATCTCCTACCAGGATCTGGAGATCCGCGGCGGCGGGAATATCCTGGGGGCCTCCCAATCAGGCCAAATGTCGGCGGTAGGTTATGAGCTCTACACGGAACTGATGGAACAGACCTTGCGGGAGGTCAAGGGGCAGGAGATACAAAAGGAGGAGCGGAAGCCGGAAATCCACCTGGGGGTGGCGGCCTTCATCCCGGAAGAATATATGGCCGATATGCGCCAGCGTCTGATTACCTATAAAAGATTGTCCATGGCGGAGACGGACGCCGAGCTGGGCGCGATCAAAGAGGAACTTGCTGATTGTTACGGATTTATTCCTGCTCAGGTGAGCAATCTGTTGGAGGTGCTGGGCATAAAAAATCTTCTGCAACAGTTGCGTGGTAAAAAGATGGGCTATGATAACAAAAATATGATAGTTTCTTTCCATCAGGAGAGCAATGTGGATCCGGCCCGGATTCTTAAACTGGCCCGGGAAAAATGGCCGGCGCTCAGGTTGACGCGCGACCTGCAATTATATATTCCCCTGCCCGATCTTAAGGAAAATGAGATATTGAGGGAAGCGAAGGGGATACTAAGGCAGTTGAATGCGGGGCAAAGGACGGCTTAA